Proteins co-encoded in one bacterium genomic window:
- a CDS encoding excinuclease ABC subunit UvrA encodes MVESIILRGAREHNLKNLTVEIPRNRLVVVTGVSGSGKSSLAFDTLFAEGQRRYVESLSAYARQFLQQMEKPDVDSIDGLSPAISIEQKSVSRNPRSTVGTVTEIHDYLRLLYSSIGVPHCPNCGQTIRPQTVQQMVDRVMGLKKNSRLVLYAPYVRGKKGEYKKQLRQMSREGFVRARIDGETIDLSAAPPDLDKQKKHDIDIVVDRLVVKPGIEKRLSASIETALKVSGGLAVLAPLGGREETLSQSYACIDCGTSLTEITPRLFSFNSPYGACQECSGLGTLMGVDTDKIVADPEKSLAGGAVGPWRPGSSSFQMRMVQNLADDLGFSLDTPWKKLTKRVRKILLHGSGKREISFSMKSKRSSYQWKGVFEGV; translated from the coding sequence ATCGTGGAATCGATCATCCTGCGCGGCGCGCGCGAGCACAACCTCAAGAACCTGACGGTCGAGATTCCCCGTAACCGCCTGGTGGTGGTCACCGGGGTCTCGGGCTCGGGCAAGTCGTCGCTGGCGTTCGACACCCTCTTCGCCGAGGGCCAGCGGCGCTACGTCGAGTCGCTGTCGGCCTACGCGCGGCAATTCCTCCAGCAGATGGAGAAGCCGGACGTCGACTCGATCGACGGCTTGTCGCCGGCGATCTCGATCGAGCAGAAATCGGTATCGCGCAATCCGCGGTCGACGGTCGGCACGGTGACCGAGATCCACGACTACCTGCGGCTCCTGTACTCGTCGATCGGCGTGCCCCACTGCCCGAATTGCGGCCAGACGATCCGGCCGCAGACGGTGCAGCAGATGGTCGACCGGGTGATGGGGCTGAAGAAGAACAGCCGCCTGGTGCTGTACGCGCCCTATGTGCGCGGCAAAAAGGGCGAGTACAAGAAGCAACTGCGGCAAATGTCGCGCGAGGGCTTCGTCCGTGCTCGGATCGACGGTGAGACGATCGATCTCTCCGCCGCGCCGCCGGATCTCGACAAGCAGAAGAAGCACGACATCGACATCGTCGTCGACCGGCTGGTGGTCAAGCCGGGAATCGAGAAGCGGCTCTCGGCGTCGATCGAGACCGCGCTCAAGGTCTCAGGTGGCCTGGCGGTGCTGGCGCCCCTCGGAGGGCGCGAGGAAACGCTGTCGCAGAGCTATGCCTGCATCGACTGCGGCACCAGCCTGACCGAGATCACCCCGCGCCTGTTCTCGTTCAACAGTCCCTACGGCGCTTGCCAGGAATGCTCGGGTCTCGGCACCCTGATGGGCGTCGACACCGACAAGATCGTCGCCGACCCCGAGAAGTCGCTCGCCGGCGGCGCGGTCGGCCCGTGGCGTCCGGGCTCGAGCTCGTTTCAGATGCGCATGGTCCAGAACCTCGCCGACGATCTCGGCTTCTCGCTCGATACGCCGTGGAAGAAGCTCACCAAGCGGGTGCGCAAGATCCTGCTCCACGGCTCGGGCAAGCGCGAGATCTCGTTCAGCATGAAGAGCAAGCGCTCTTCCTACCAGTGGAAAGGGGTATTCGAAGGCGTC